The following are encoded together in the Daucus carota subsp. sativus chromosome 5, DH1 v3.0, whole genome shotgun sequence genome:
- the LOC108222959 gene encoding E3 ubiquitin-protein ligase UPL4 isoform X2, producing MGNRGQKRAETDEELPADKRPCSSLDNRASTSGTSAQIPVISTNLLQEGDMDTSSSNSDSHHSDEEKDSAYGSCDSDEMADIDQRQEMYRGYQHRRTSDDHSRLKAVLLSLSNEVEESALLAALTELCELLPFCTEDSLSSLLVQSLSPIIVKLSKHESNPDVLLLSIRAMTYLCDVHTRACSYLVKYDAVPAICQRLLNIEYLDVAEQCLQALEKISREKPLPCLQAGAILAVLKYIDFFSTSVQRVALNTAVNICKELPADCPPSLMEAVPLLCNLLQYEDRQLVENVAICLIKIAKQVCHSSEKLDELCKHGLIHQATHLIDLSSQTTLSPSVQSGLIGILVKLASGSVSAVRTLFELNISNILKDILSAYGRSHGTPSLIMVDSTCEVHEVFKLINELLPSVSQDQESDINRDKKIFLLNQPDHLERFSMDLLPVLIQVVNSGGNVYGCFCCLSVVNKLVYISNSDMLLKLLQSSNISSFLAGVFTRKDHHVLMLALQIVENILQKHSDVLLSSFVKEGVLFAVDTLVAPNRGSQYLFQMFNGIQLSSDQHQKSAAKNEPNCLCYAFETTLSSSTSEARTCKLEKDSVYNLAERIRKIYFATELSNSKERTSDIFQDLKAISASLTDMVNLSVSSGASALKEADFDDILRKIMSQLSGREPISTFEFLGSGIIKSLLGYLSVGHCIRGKPDKNGGSSCDIYTVEKRFEVLGRLLFPSSDMVLDPYLTELIHKLQSALSSVENLPVMLNHGSKQRKQYACVPYGRYISHPCMKVQFVRGEGELNLDDYSGQVLTVDPFASLDAIEGYLWRKVTGKRTKGTSPATSPSASGSPQRGSSEYTDSESMSQDLQDMQESGEQKQHVCFVQEDSNLISVCPESCNCGDASSNLIFYLNEQHLDHTLTLYQAILQHHTKAEQENITSASLWSRTYELTYRRVLKCKQGCSGLQHQQAPCSQALEKNLAYPKYTSFFSDMFVSDLASDIEKSTPAYDILLLLKVLESMNRFRFHLISRERVCSFAEGRIHKLDDLKVSVAYVTQNEFVNCRLTEKLEQQMWDPLSVSIGSMPAWCSQLMSSCPFLFSFEVRCRYFQLAAFGQRQHQPHLSSNNAGGSNSRQHHISGLPRKKFLVHRDQILESATRMMNLHASQKVVLEAEFEDEVGTGLGPTLEFYTLVSYEFQKSGLGMWRGDNMSFKASKSFQAEDASGLSTLFGLFPRPWSSQESNGVEFTEVIKKYTLLGQVVARALQDGRILDLPLSKAFYKLILGQDLTLYDIQSFDPGLGTTLVEFQAIVERNKYMKYVSGNISTCGTESCFRNTRIEDICLDFSIPGYPDFVTSVSNSKMVNMNNLEEYVSLLVDATIHSGISRQVEAFKLGFNQVFPVKNLQILTEEELEHLLCGECEVWNMNELLDHIKFDHGYTASSPPVVNMLSIIREFDRQQQKAFLRFVTGAPRLPHGGLASLNPKLTIVRKHCSGSADNDLPSAMTCANFLKLPPYSSKEKMKEKLMYAITEGQGSFDLS from the exons ATGGGAAATCGAGGTCAGAAAAGAGCAGAAACGGATGAAGAATTGCCGGCTGATAAGCGACCATGTAGTTCACTGGATAACAGAGCAAGCACGTCTGGCACATCTGCACAAATTCCAGTGATCTCCACTAATTTATTGCAGGAGGGGGATATGGATACATCATCTTCGAACTCTGATTCTCACCATTCAGATGAAGAAAAGGACTCTGCCTATGGTTCTTGTGATTCAGATGAAATGGCTGACATAGACCAGAGGCAGGAGATGTATCGTGGTTATCAGCACCGAAGAACTTCAGATGATCATTCTAGACTAAAGGCAGTTTTGTTAAGTTTGAGCAATGAGGTTGAAGAATCTGCTTTATTAGCTGCACTTACAGAGCTCTGCGAGTTGTTGCCTTTCTGTACTGAGGACTCTTTATCAAGTTTGCTGGTCCAGTCGTTGTCACCAATCATCGTAAAATTATCTAAACATGAGAGCAATCCGGATGTACTGCTTTTGTCTATTAGAGCTATGACTTATTTATGTGATGTCCATACACGAGCCTGCAGTTATCTTGTCAAATATGATGCAGTACCTGCAATTTGTCAAAGACTGCTGAACATTGAGTACTTGGATGTAGCTGAACAA TGTTTGCAAGCATTAGAGAAAATATCACGTGAGAAACCGCTTCCTTGTTTACAAGCTGGGGCGATATTGGCTGTTctgaaatatattgattttttctcAACAAGTGTGCAG AGGGTCGCACTTAATACTGCAGTGAACATATGTAAGGAACTTCCTGCTGATTGTCCTCCATCTTTAATGGAAGCAGTCCCATTATTGTGTAACCTTCTGCAGTACGAGGATAGGCAG CTTGTTGAGAATGTAGCTATTTGCTTGATAAAAATAGCCAAGCAAGTTTGTCACTCTTCTGAGAAGTTAGATGAGCTTTGCAAGCATGGTTTGATTCATCAGGCCACACATCTTATTGACTTGAGTAGTCAAACTACTTTATCTCCATCAGTTCAGAGT GGTTTGATAGGAATACTTGTCAAACTTGCTTCAGGTTCTGTTTCAGCTGTCAGAACTTTGTTCGAGCTTAATATAAGCAACATACTAAAGGACATCTTGTCTGCTTATGGCCGTTCACACGGAACACCTTCGCTTATTATGGTCGATAGCACTTGTGAG GTTCATGAAGTGTTCAAGCTAATAAATGAGCTGCTTCCTTCTGTATCCCAAGATCAAGAGTCGGATATAAACAGAGACAAGAAAATCTTTTTGCTAAATCAACCAGATCATCTGGAGAGGTTTTCTATGGATTTACTGCCTGTCCTAATCCAG GTGGTTAATTCGGGTGGTAATGTTTATGGTTGTTTTTGCTGTCTATCTGTTGTCAACAAGTTGGTTTATATCAGTAACTCAGACATGCTCCTTAAATTGCTCCAGTCTTCCAACATTTCAAG CTTCTTGGCTGGTGTATTTACTCGGAAGGATCATCATGTGTTGATGTTAGCACTTCAGATTGTTGAAAATATCTTGCAAAAGCATTCAGATGTGCTCTTAAGTTCCTTTGTAAAGGAAGGTGTCCTGTTTGCTGTGGACACACTTGTGGCACCAAATAGGGGTTCACAGTATCTGTTTCAAATGTTTAATGGTATTCAATTATCAAGCGATCAACATCAGAAATCTGCTGCAAAGAATGAACCAAATTGCTTATGCTATGCTTTTGAAACTACTCtatcttcatcaacttcagaAGCACGGACTTGCAAGTTGGAAAAAGATTCTGTTTATAACCTAGCGGAGCGTATAAGGAAAATTTACTTTGCCACTGAGTTGTCAAACTCAAAGGAAAGAACGAGCGACATTTTTCAAGATCTTAAAGCGATATCTGCGTCGTTGACAGATATGGTGAACTTGTCCGTGAGTAGTGGCGCTTCAGCTCTCAAAGAAGCAGACTTTGATGATATTTTGCGTAAAATTATGTCGCAGCTTAGTGGAAGGGAACCTATTTCAACTTTTGAGTTCTTGGGGAGTGGAATCATAAAGTCTTTACTCGGTTATCTATCAGTAGGTCATTGCATCCGTGGAAAACCAGATAAAAATGGTGGATCTAGTTGCGATATTTACACAGTAGAGAAAAGATTTGAGGTGCTTGGGCGACTTCTTTTTCCATCGTCTGACATGGTGTTAGACCCTTATTTAACTGAACTGATTCATAAATTGCAAAGTGCACTATCATCTGTAGAAAATTTACCTGTCATGTTGAACCATGGATCCAAGCAGAGGAAACAGTACGCTTGTGTTCCATATGGTCGCTATATTTCTCATCCTTGTATGAAAGTGCAGTTTGTGAGAGGAGAGGGAGAGTTAAACCTTGATGATTATTCTGGACAAGTTCTCACTGTTGATCCCTTCGCATCTTTGGATGCAATAGAAGGATACTTGTGGCGCAAGGTTACTGGAAAGAGAACCAAGGGCACCAGTCCTGCAACGTCTCCATCAGCATCTGGTTCGCCTCAACGAGGAAGTTCAGAATACACTGATTCTGAAAGCATGTCTCAGGATTTGCAAGATATGCAG GAATCTGGGGAGCAAAAGCAACATGTTTGTTTTGTACAAGAAGATAGTAACTTGATTTCAGTGTGTCCTGAATCCTGCAACTGCGGAGATGCTTCGTCAAACCTAATATTTTACCTAAACGAGCAACATCTTGACCACACATTGACACTATACCAGGCTATTCTGCAGCACCACACAAAAGCAGAACAAGAGAATATTACTAGTGCGTCATTGTGGAGTCGAACATATGAATTGACTTACAGAAGAGTTCTGAAATGTAAACAAGGCTGTTCAGGACTTCAGCACCAACAGGCTCCTTGTTCACAAGCATTAGAGAAAAATTTGGCATATCCGAAGTACACTTCATTTTTTTCTGACATGTTTGTTTCTGATCTTGCTTCTGACATTGAAAAGTCAACTCCAGCATATGACATTTTATTATTGCTCAAAGTTTTGGAAAGCATGAATAGGTTTAGGTTTCATCTGATATCTCGGGAAAGGGTATGCTCTTTTGCGGAAGGAAGAATTCATAAGTTGGATGATTTAAAAGTTTCTGTGGCTTATGTTACCCAAAATGAATTTGTCAACTGTAGATTGACAGAAAAACTAGAACAGCAGATGTGGGATCCGCTATCTGTGTCCATTGGTAGCATGCCTGCATGGTGTAGCCAATTAATGTCCTCATGCccatttttatttagttttgaggTAAGATGTAGGTATTTCCAGTTAGCAGCTTTTGGTCAGCGGCAACATCAACCCCATCTATCATCTAATAACGCAGGAGGCTCCAATAGCAGGCAGCATCACATTAGTGGCCTGCCTCGTAAAAAGTTTCTAGTTCATCGAGATCAAATTCTTGAATCAGCAACTCGTATGATGAACCTTCACGCCAGTCAAAAAGTTGTTCTTGAAGCAGAATTTGAAGATGAAGTTGGTACTGGTCTTGGTCCGACATTGGAGTTCTATACATTGGTCAGTTATGAGTTTCAGAAATCTGGATTGGGCATGTGGAGAGGAGACAATATGTCATTTAAGGCCTCGAAAAGCTTCCAGGCAGAGGACGCATCAGGGTTATCTACTCTTTTTGGACTTTTTCCTCGCCCGTGGTCTTCCCAGGAGAGTAATGGGGTAGAATTTACTGAAGTTATCAAAAAGTATACACTTTTAGGACAGGTGGTGGCAAGAGCTCTCCAAGATGGTAGGATATTGGATCTTCCCTTGTCCAAAGCATTTTATAAACTTATACTTGGGCAG GATCTCACCTTGTATGATATTCAGTCGTTTGATCCTGGACTGGGCACTACTCTTGTAGAGTTCCAAGCAATTGttgaaagaaataaatatatgaaatacgTCTCTGGTAATATATCAACTTGCGGAACTGAGTCTTGCTTCCGAAATACGAGAATTGAAGATATTTGCCTTGATTTTTCTATTCCCGGGTATCCTGACTTTGTTACTTCTGTTAGTAATTCAAAGATG GTTAATATGAATAATTTGGAGGAATATGTTTCACTCCTCGTTGATGCAACTATACATTCTGGGATTTCCAGACAAGTGGAAGCTTTCAAGCTGGGGTTTAATCAA GTGTTCCCTGTCAAAAATCTGCAGATCCTTACTGAAGAGGAACTGGAGCATTTGTTATGTGGAGAATGTGAAGTATGGAAT ATGAATGAGCTTTTGGATCACATCAAGTTTGATCATGGATACACCGCTAGCAGTCCTCCTGTTGTGAAT ATGCTAAGTATCATACGGGAGTTTGATCGTCAGCAGCAGAAAGCATTTCTGAGGTTTGTAACAGGTGCACCGAGGCTCCCTCATGGAGGTCTGGCTTCACTAAATCCAAAGTTGACAATCGTACGGAAG CATTGTAGCGGATCTGCAGACAATGACCTTCCCAGCGCGATGACTTGTGCCAACTTTTTGAAGCTACCGCCTTACTCCTCAAAA GAGAAGATGAAAGAAAAGCTTATGTATGCTATAACAGAAGGGCAAGGGTCTTTCGACCTTTCATAG
- the LOC108222959 gene encoding E3 ubiquitin-protein ligase UPL4 isoform X1, whose translation MGNRGQKRAETDEELPADKRPCSSLDNRASTSGTSAQIPVISTNLLQEGDMDTSSSNSDSHHSDEEKDSAYGSCDSDEMADIDQRQEMYRGYQHRRTSDDHSRLKAVLLSLSNEVEESALLAALTELCELLPFCTEDSLSSLLVQSLSPIIVKLSKHESNPDVLLLSIRAMTYLCDVHTRACSYLVKYDAVPAICQRLLNIEYLDVAEQCLQALEKISREKPLPCLQAGAILAVLKYIDFFSTSVQRVALNTAVNICKELPADCPPSLMEAVPLLCNLLQYEDRQLVENVAICLIKIAKQVCHSSEKLDELCKHGLIHQATHLIDLSSQTTLSPSVQSGLIGILVKLASGSVSAVRTLFELNISNILKDILSAYGRSHGTPSLIMVDSTCEVHEVFKLINELLPSVSQDQESDINRDKKIFLLNQPDHLERFSMDLLPVLIQVVNSGGNVYGCFCCLSVVNKLVYISNSDMLLKLLQSSNISSFLAGVFTRKDHHVLMLALQIVENILQKHSDVLLSSFVKEGVLFAVDTLVAPNRGSQYLFQMFNGIQLSSDQHQKSAAKNEPNCLCYAFETTLSSSTSEARTCKLEKDSVYNLAERIRKIYFATELSNSKERTSDIFQDLKAISASLTDMVNLSVSSGASALKEADFDDILRKIMSQLSGREPISTFEFLGSGIIKSLLGYLSVGHCIRGKPDKNGGSSCDIYTVEKRFEVLGRLLFPSSDMVLDPYLTELIHKLQSALSSVENLPVMLNHGSKQRKQYACVPYGRYISHPCMKVQFVRGEGELNLDDYSGQVLTVDPFASLDAIEGYLWRKVTGKRTKGTSPATSPSASGSPQRGSSEYTDSESMSQDLQDMQEDKPNLKQAESGEHGKLRQTTSEVHTESGEQKQHVCFVQEDSNLISVCPESCNCGDASSNLIFYLNEQHLDHTLTLYQAILQHHTKAEQENITSASLWSRTYELTYRRVLKCKQGCSGLQHQQAPCSQALEKNLAYPKYTSFFSDMFVSDLASDIEKSTPAYDILLLLKVLESMNRFRFHLISRERVCSFAEGRIHKLDDLKVSVAYVTQNEFVNCRLTEKLEQQMWDPLSVSIGSMPAWCSQLMSSCPFLFSFEVRCRYFQLAAFGQRQHQPHLSSNNAGGSNSRQHHISGLPRKKFLVHRDQILESATRMMNLHASQKVVLEAEFEDEVGTGLGPTLEFYTLVSYEFQKSGLGMWRGDNMSFKASKSFQAEDASGLSTLFGLFPRPWSSQESNGVEFTEVIKKYTLLGQVVARALQDGRILDLPLSKAFYKLILGQDLTLYDIQSFDPGLGTTLVEFQAIVERNKYMKYVSGNISTCGTESCFRNTRIEDICLDFSIPGYPDFVTSVSNSKMVNMNNLEEYVSLLVDATIHSGISRQVEAFKLGFNQVFPVKNLQILTEEELEHLLCGECEVWNMNELLDHIKFDHGYTASSPPVVNMLSIIREFDRQQQKAFLRFVTGAPRLPHGGLASLNPKLTIVRKHCSGSADNDLPSAMTCANFLKLPPYSSKEKMKEKLMYAITEGQGSFDLS comes from the exons ATGGGAAATCGAGGTCAGAAAAGAGCAGAAACGGATGAAGAATTGCCGGCTGATAAGCGACCATGTAGTTCACTGGATAACAGAGCAAGCACGTCTGGCACATCTGCACAAATTCCAGTGATCTCCACTAATTTATTGCAGGAGGGGGATATGGATACATCATCTTCGAACTCTGATTCTCACCATTCAGATGAAGAAAAGGACTCTGCCTATGGTTCTTGTGATTCAGATGAAATGGCTGACATAGACCAGAGGCAGGAGATGTATCGTGGTTATCAGCACCGAAGAACTTCAGATGATCATTCTAGACTAAAGGCAGTTTTGTTAAGTTTGAGCAATGAGGTTGAAGAATCTGCTTTATTAGCTGCACTTACAGAGCTCTGCGAGTTGTTGCCTTTCTGTACTGAGGACTCTTTATCAAGTTTGCTGGTCCAGTCGTTGTCACCAATCATCGTAAAATTATCTAAACATGAGAGCAATCCGGATGTACTGCTTTTGTCTATTAGAGCTATGACTTATTTATGTGATGTCCATACACGAGCCTGCAGTTATCTTGTCAAATATGATGCAGTACCTGCAATTTGTCAAAGACTGCTGAACATTGAGTACTTGGATGTAGCTGAACAA TGTTTGCAAGCATTAGAGAAAATATCACGTGAGAAACCGCTTCCTTGTTTACAAGCTGGGGCGATATTGGCTGTTctgaaatatattgattttttctcAACAAGTGTGCAG AGGGTCGCACTTAATACTGCAGTGAACATATGTAAGGAACTTCCTGCTGATTGTCCTCCATCTTTAATGGAAGCAGTCCCATTATTGTGTAACCTTCTGCAGTACGAGGATAGGCAG CTTGTTGAGAATGTAGCTATTTGCTTGATAAAAATAGCCAAGCAAGTTTGTCACTCTTCTGAGAAGTTAGATGAGCTTTGCAAGCATGGTTTGATTCATCAGGCCACACATCTTATTGACTTGAGTAGTCAAACTACTTTATCTCCATCAGTTCAGAGT GGTTTGATAGGAATACTTGTCAAACTTGCTTCAGGTTCTGTTTCAGCTGTCAGAACTTTGTTCGAGCTTAATATAAGCAACATACTAAAGGACATCTTGTCTGCTTATGGCCGTTCACACGGAACACCTTCGCTTATTATGGTCGATAGCACTTGTGAG GTTCATGAAGTGTTCAAGCTAATAAATGAGCTGCTTCCTTCTGTATCCCAAGATCAAGAGTCGGATATAAACAGAGACAAGAAAATCTTTTTGCTAAATCAACCAGATCATCTGGAGAGGTTTTCTATGGATTTACTGCCTGTCCTAATCCAG GTGGTTAATTCGGGTGGTAATGTTTATGGTTGTTTTTGCTGTCTATCTGTTGTCAACAAGTTGGTTTATATCAGTAACTCAGACATGCTCCTTAAATTGCTCCAGTCTTCCAACATTTCAAG CTTCTTGGCTGGTGTATTTACTCGGAAGGATCATCATGTGTTGATGTTAGCACTTCAGATTGTTGAAAATATCTTGCAAAAGCATTCAGATGTGCTCTTAAGTTCCTTTGTAAAGGAAGGTGTCCTGTTTGCTGTGGACACACTTGTGGCACCAAATAGGGGTTCACAGTATCTGTTTCAAATGTTTAATGGTATTCAATTATCAAGCGATCAACATCAGAAATCTGCTGCAAAGAATGAACCAAATTGCTTATGCTATGCTTTTGAAACTACTCtatcttcatcaacttcagaAGCACGGACTTGCAAGTTGGAAAAAGATTCTGTTTATAACCTAGCGGAGCGTATAAGGAAAATTTACTTTGCCACTGAGTTGTCAAACTCAAAGGAAAGAACGAGCGACATTTTTCAAGATCTTAAAGCGATATCTGCGTCGTTGACAGATATGGTGAACTTGTCCGTGAGTAGTGGCGCTTCAGCTCTCAAAGAAGCAGACTTTGATGATATTTTGCGTAAAATTATGTCGCAGCTTAGTGGAAGGGAACCTATTTCAACTTTTGAGTTCTTGGGGAGTGGAATCATAAAGTCTTTACTCGGTTATCTATCAGTAGGTCATTGCATCCGTGGAAAACCAGATAAAAATGGTGGATCTAGTTGCGATATTTACACAGTAGAGAAAAGATTTGAGGTGCTTGGGCGACTTCTTTTTCCATCGTCTGACATGGTGTTAGACCCTTATTTAACTGAACTGATTCATAAATTGCAAAGTGCACTATCATCTGTAGAAAATTTACCTGTCATGTTGAACCATGGATCCAAGCAGAGGAAACAGTACGCTTGTGTTCCATATGGTCGCTATATTTCTCATCCTTGTATGAAAGTGCAGTTTGTGAGAGGAGAGGGAGAGTTAAACCTTGATGATTATTCTGGACAAGTTCTCACTGTTGATCCCTTCGCATCTTTGGATGCAATAGAAGGATACTTGTGGCGCAAGGTTACTGGAAAGAGAACCAAGGGCACCAGTCCTGCAACGTCTCCATCAGCATCTGGTTCGCCTCAACGAGGAAGTTCAGAATACACTGATTCTGAAAGCATGTCTCAGGATTTGCAAGATATGCAG GAAGACAAACCTAACTTAAAACAAGCAGAATCTGGAGAACATGGCAAGTTAAGACAGACCACTTCTGAAGTCCATACT GAATCTGGGGAGCAAAAGCAACATGTTTGTTTTGTACAAGAAGATAGTAACTTGATTTCAGTGTGTCCTGAATCCTGCAACTGCGGAGATGCTTCGTCAAACCTAATATTTTACCTAAACGAGCAACATCTTGACCACACATTGACACTATACCAGGCTATTCTGCAGCACCACACAAAAGCAGAACAAGAGAATATTACTAGTGCGTCATTGTGGAGTCGAACATATGAATTGACTTACAGAAGAGTTCTGAAATGTAAACAAGGCTGTTCAGGACTTCAGCACCAACAGGCTCCTTGTTCACAAGCATTAGAGAAAAATTTGGCATATCCGAAGTACACTTCATTTTTTTCTGACATGTTTGTTTCTGATCTTGCTTCTGACATTGAAAAGTCAACTCCAGCATATGACATTTTATTATTGCTCAAAGTTTTGGAAAGCATGAATAGGTTTAGGTTTCATCTGATATCTCGGGAAAGGGTATGCTCTTTTGCGGAAGGAAGAATTCATAAGTTGGATGATTTAAAAGTTTCTGTGGCTTATGTTACCCAAAATGAATTTGTCAACTGTAGATTGACAGAAAAACTAGAACAGCAGATGTGGGATCCGCTATCTGTGTCCATTGGTAGCATGCCTGCATGGTGTAGCCAATTAATGTCCTCATGCccatttttatttagttttgaggTAAGATGTAGGTATTTCCAGTTAGCAGCTTTTGGTCAGCGGCAACATCAACCCCATCTATCATCTAATAACGCAGGAGGCTCCAATAGCAGGCAGCATCACATTAGTGGCCTGCCTCGTAAAAAGTTTCTAGTTCATCGAGATCAAATTCTTGAATCAGCAACTCGTATGATGAACCTTCACGCCAGTCAAAAAGTTGTTCTTGAAGCAGAATTTGAAGATGAAGTTGGTACTGGTCTTGGTCCGACATTGGAGTTCTATACATTGGTCAGTTATGAGTTTCAGAAATCTGGATTGGGCATGTGGAGAGGAGACAATATGTCATTTAAGGCCTCGAAAAGCTTCCAGGCAGAGGACGCATCAGGGTTATCTACTCTTTTTGGACTTTTTCCTCGCCCGTGGTCTTCCCAGGAGAGTAATGGGGTAGAATTTACTGAAGTTATCAAAAAGTATACACTTTTAGGACAGGTGGTGGCAAGAGCTCTCCAAGATGGTAGGATATTGGATCTTCCCTTGTCCAAAGCATTTTATAAACTTATACTTGGGCAG GATCTCACCTTGTATGATATTCAGTCGTTTGATCCTGGACTGGGCACTACTCTTGTAGAGTTCCAAGCAATTGttgaaagaaataaatatatgaaatacgTCTCTGGTAATATATCAACTTGCGGAACTGAGTCTTGCTTCCGAAATACGAGAATTGAAGATATTTGCCTTGATTTTTCTATTCCCGGGTATCCTGACTTTGTTACTTCTGTTAGTAATTCAAAGATG GTTAATATGAATAATTTGGAGGAATATGTTTCACTCCTCGTTGATGCAACTATACATTCTGGGATTTCCAGACAAGTGGAAGCTTTCAAGCTGGGGTTTAATCAA GTGTTCCCTGTCAAAAATCTGCAGATCCTTACTGAAGAGGAACTGGAGCATTTGTTATGTGGAGAATGTGAAGTATGGAAT ATGAATGAGCTTTTGGATCACATCAAGTTTGATCATGGATACACCGCTAGCAGTCCTCCTGTTGTGAAT ATGCTAAGTATCATACGGGAGTTTGATCGTCAGCAGCAGAAAGCATTTCTGAGGTTTGTAACAGGTGCACCGAGGCTCCCTCATGGAGGTCTGGCTTCACTAAATCCAAAGTTGACAATCGTACGGAAG CATTGTAGCGGATCTGCAGACAATGACCTTCCCAGCGCGATGACTTGTGCCAACTTTTTGAAGCTACCGCCTTACTCCTCAAAA GAGAAGATGAAAGAAAAGCTTATGTATGCTATAACAGAAGGGCAAGGGTCTTTCGACCTTTCATAG